A part of Halobacillus shinanisalinarum genomic DNA contains:
- a CDS encoding biotin transporter BioY — MEPKNRWSPLDLTMGSLFVAMMAVGANITSIAPFMVIGGVPITLQTFFAILAGLILGSRLGALSLFTYMLLGLAGAPIFAQFKGGFAILLSPTFGFIVSFILIAYIAGKMAEHKRSLPMYISAAILAMAINYIFGTNWMYAAYLLWFDAPEGFTYKMAWYWMVFPLPKDIVLSIFAGVMAYRLETGIVSKSAFRNQKKVA; from the coding sequence ATGGAACCTAAGAACAGGTGGAGTCCATTAGATTTAACGATGGGGAGTTTATTTGTTGCAATGATGGCAGTTGGCGCAAACATTACCTCTATAGCTCCTTTTATGGTGATTGGCGGTGTCCCCATTACACTACAGACGTTTTTTGCAATATTGGCAGGGTTGATTCTTGGGAGTCGTTTAGGAGCTCTGTCTCTGTTTACATACATGCTGCTAGGGTTAGCTGGTGCGCCAATATTCGCCCAGTTTAAAGGAGGCTTTGCCATCCTGTTGTCCCCGACCTTTGGGTTCATTGTTTCGTTTATTCTGATTGCCTACATAGCTGGTAAAATGGCAGAACATAAACGCAGCTTGCCTATGTACATTTCGGCAGCAATACTTGCAATGGCCATCAACTATATTTTTGGGACTAATTGGATGTATGCAGCTTATCTCCTTTGGTTTGATGCACCAGAAGGGTTTACCTACAAAATGGCCTGGTACTGGATGGTTTTCCCTTTACCAAAAGATATTGTTCTATCAATATTTGCGGGAGTCATGGCTTATCGTCTTGAGACAGGCATCGTTTCAAAAAGTGCTTTTCGAAATCAGAAAAAGGTTGCTTAA